ATCGACTTCGTCAAGCACATCGAAGGGATGTTCGCCTTGGCGTTGTGGGATGCGCGGCACCGGCAACTCGTGCTGGCCCGCGACCGCTTGGGAAAGAAGCCGCTCGTGTACCGGCTCGAAGACGAGCGGCTACTGTTTGCCAGCGAGTTGAAGAGCCTGCTCGAAGTGCCCGGCATCGAACGCGAGATCGACCCCAGCGCGCTCGACGAATACCTGACCTATCAATATGTGCCGCATCCCAACACCATCTTCCGCGGCTTTCGCAAGCTGCCGCCCGGCCACCGGGCCGTCTATCGCGACCGGCGGCTGTGCGTCGAGCCTTACTGGCAGCCGGATTTCACGTTCGAGGCCGCCCGGCCCGAAGGCGAATATCGGGCCGAGCTGCGCGAAACGCTCACGGCGGCCGTCGAAAAAAGACTGCAAAGCGACGTGCCGCTGGGCGCGTTCCTGTCCGGCGGCGTCGATTCGTCGATCGTGGTGGGCCTGATGACCAAGCTGGCCCGCGGGCCGGTGCGGACCTTCTCGATCGGCTTTCCGGTGGCTGAGTTCGACGAGACCAGCTATGCCCGTGAGGTGGCCCAGCATCTCGGCACCATGCATCAAGAGTTCCGTGTGGAACCGGATGGCGTGGGCATTTTGCCGAAGCTGGTGTGGTACTTCGACGAGCCGTTTGCCGACAGCTCAGCCGTACCGACCTATTACGTTTCAAAAATGACGCGCGAGCACGTCACCGTCGCTCTGACGGGTGACGGGGGCGACGAGTTGTTCGCGGGATACCCACGTTATCGGGCGGTCGACATCGGCGCCTGGTTCGACCGGCTGCCGCGCGGCCTGATGAAGTTGGCGGCAGGCGAGTTCTGGCAGCGGCTGCCCAGCGGTCAGCGGCAAAAGTCGTACATCCGCAGGTTCAAGCGGCTGGTGGGCGCCCTGGGCCGGCCCGCCCAACGCCGCTATCTCGATTGGATTTCGATCTTCGACGAGGTCCGCCGGGCGGAAATCTACGACGAGGCGTTCATCGCCCGGCTGCCGGAATCGGACCCCTTCGATTTTCTGGCCGCCGCCTTCGCCCGTAGCCGCGGCCGCGACCCCGTGACGGCCACGAGTCTCGCCGATCTGGTGACTTATCTTCCCTGCGACCTGATGACCAAGGTCGACATCGCCTCGATGGCCAACAGTCTGGAGTGCCGGCAGCCGTTCTTGGACCATCACGTGGTGGAACTGGCGGCGGCCATGCCGCTACGGCTGAAATACCGCTTCGGCCGGGGCAAGCGGATCCTGATCGACACTTTTTCGGACTTGCTGCCGAGATCGGTGCGGCGTCGGGCGAAGATGGGCTTCGGCGTGCCCTTGGGGCACTGGTTCCGTCACGAGCTGCGGGATTTTACGCGAGACGTGCTGCTCGACGAGCGTGCCTTGGGCCGGGGTTACTTCCGGCCCGAAGTCATCCGCAACCTGGTCGACGATCACCAGCAGGGCCGATTCGACCACAGCTATCGGCTCTGGGCGCTGGTGGTCCTGGAGCTATGGCAGCGGGAATGGCTCGACAAACAACCGGGTAAACCTTGACGGTTGTACTGATGGCAACGGAACCCTTTAGCCGCTGGCGTGCAAGCGTTAGACTGACAAACGTCGTGACGGTTCGCTGTGAAAACCCATGTAGGGTGGAAAAAGCGAGCTTGCGAGCGCCGGCCCACCAACCGCGACGGAGAGAGGGAGGGAAGGCGAGAGGGAGAGAGGGAGAGACGCGGCGAGCCGCGTTGCGCCAACATTTCTCCCCCTCGCTCCCTCTCTCCTTCGCTCCCTCTCCCTTGGTGGGCGGGCGCTCGCAAGCTCGCTGGTCCCACCCTACAAGACTTGGAGGCTTCTTCGCATGGACAACGTGTTGGCGGTGGTGTTGGCGGGGGGCAAGGGATCGCGGCTCGAGCCGTTGACACGCGACCGCGCCAAGCCCGCCGTGCCTTTCGGCGGCGCGTATCGCATCGTCGATTTCACGCTCTCGAACTGCATCAACAGCGGGCTGCGGAAGATTCTCATGCTCACGCAATACAAGGCGATGAGCCTCGACCGGCACATCAACCTGGGGTGGCGGCAGTTGCTCTCGCGCGAGCTGGGCGAGTTCATCGACGTCGTGCCGCCGCAGCAGCGCATCGACGAGCACTGGTACAAGGGCACCGCCGACGCCGTCTACCAGAACATTTATACGATCGAAAAGGAACGCCCCGAATACATCGTCATTCTGGCCGCCGACCACATCTACAAGATGGATTACTTGAAACTGGTCGAGGCCCACAAGGCAAAAGGGGCCGACGTGACGGTCGGCGCCCTGCGCGTGTCGCTGCCCGAAGCGACCCAGTTCGGCGTGATGCAGGTCGACACCGACCACCGCATCATCGGCTTTCAGGAAAAGCCCGCTCAA
The Pirellulales bacterium DNA segment above includes these coding regions:
- the asnB gene encoding asparagine synthase (glutamine-hydrolyzing), producing MCGITGAVWTDAGPPIDGDTLARMTDVLAHRGPDDRGCYTSHVAAHHYPGSIAGAALGFRRLSIIDLAGSNQPLSNEDGSVWIVFNGEIYNYRTLRKRLEGSGHQFRTSGDTETLVHLYEDTGIDFVKHIEGMFALALWDARHRQLVLARDRLGKKPLVYRLEDERLLFASELKSLLEVPGIEREIDPSALDEYLTYQYVPHPNTIFRGFRKLPPGHRAVYRDRRLCVEPYWQPDFTFEAARPEGEYRAELRETLTAAVEKRLQSDVPLGAFLSGGVDSSIVVGLMTKLARGPVRTFSIGFPVAEFDETSYAREVAQHLGTMHQEFRVEPDGVGILPKLVWYFDEPFADSSAVPTYYVSKMTREHVTVALTGDGGDELFAGYPRYRAVDIGAWFDRLPRGLMKLAAGEFWQRLPSGQRQKSYIRRFKRLVGALGRPAQRRYLDWISIFDEVRRAEIYDEAFIARLPESDPFDFLAAAFARSRGRDPVTATSLADLVTYLPCDLMTKVDIASMANSLECRQPFLDHHVVELAAAMPLRLKYRFGRGKRILIDTFSDLLPRSVRRRAKMGFGVPLGHWFRHELRDFTRDVLLDERALGRGYFRPEVIRNLVDDHQQGRFDHSYRLWALVVLELWQREWLDKQPGKP